Proteins encoded together in one Phyllostomus discolor isolate MPI-MPIP mPhyDis1 chromosome 6, mPhyDis1.pri.v3, whole genome shotgun sequence window:
- the EIF1AD gene encoding probable RNA-binding protein EIF1AD, whose product MSQATKRKHVVKEVLGEHMVPSDQQQIVRVLRTPGNNLHEVETAQGQRFLVSMPSKYRKNIWIKRGDFLIVDPIEEGEKVKAEISFVLCKDHVRSLQKEGLWPEAFSEVAEKHSSSRNRQTQPELPAEPQSSGEESSSEDDSDLFVNTNRRQYHESEEESEEEEEAA is encoded by the exons ATGTCTCAGGCCACCAAAAGGAAGCATGTGGTGAAGGAGGTGCTGGGGGAGCACATGGTGCCCTCTGACCAGCAGCAGATCGTGAGG GTACTCAGGACCCCAGGGAACAATCTGCATGAAGTGGAGACAGCCCAGGGGCAGCGCTTCCTGGTGAGCATGCCCTCCAAGTACCGCAAGAACATCTGGATCAAGAGAG GGGACTTTCTCATTGTTGACCCTattgaagagggagaaaaggtgaaGGCTGAGATCTCCTTTGTGCTCTGCAAAGACCATGTGCGCTCTCTGCAGAAGGAAGGGCTCTG GCCCGAGGCCTTCTCCGAAGTGGCTGAGaaacacagcagcagcaggaacag ACAGACCCAGCCAGAACTCCCAGCTGAGCCACAGTCATCAGGAGAAGAGTCCAGCTCTGAAGACGATTCTGACCTCTTCGTGAACACCAACCGCAGGCAGTACCACGAGAGCGAGGAGgagagcgaggaggaggaggaggcagcctgA